Sequence from the Deltaproteobacteria bacterium genome:
CGCGATAGATAAAAACCTGAATCACAAACACGTAAAAAGCCGTTACGGCGGCCGCTTCGGAGGCGGTAATAAAGCCTCCATAAATTCCCACCAAAATAATAACGGGAAGCGGCACTTCCCAAATAGCCTGGCGCAGCGCCTTGAAGAGTTCTTTGAATGAAAAAGGATGACGGACGACTTCGGAGCGTCCGCTCACGAATAAGCTATAAATTCCCAAGGTAGCGATAATAAAAGCGCCTGGTAAAACCCCGGCCTTAAAAAGTAGGTCAATGCTCGCACCACTGATGAGACCATAGAGAATGAGGGGAAGTGACGGTGGAAACATCAAGCCTACACTGCCACAGGTAGTGACCAGGCCCATGGAAAAACCATCCGGATATTTTTCCCTGACCAAGATAGGGTAGAGCAAGCCCCCTAAGGCAATAATGGTTACTCCCGATGCCCCGGTAAATGCGGTAAAGAAGGCACAAGCGATAATGGTCATAAAAGCCAAGCCACCGGGCATCCAACCAAATAGGGCCTTGGAAAGGTTGATGAGGCGTTCGGGGCTTTTACTTTCGGCAATCAGATAACCTGCAAAGGTAAAGAGCGGAATTGCAGACAAGGCAGGCGCGGAGGCCAAGCGATTCATTTCAATGATGATGGCTGAACTATCAATACCAGCTTGATGAAAACAAATTAAGCTGACCGCACCAAAAATAACAAAGAGCGGGGCTCCCAGAAGAGCAATGAGAATGATCCCAAAAACGATTAGTTTGAGATTCATTCTTTACTCCAAATGAGAGAATGAATGGATTCGACGGCCTTAATTCCAAAACGCAGCATCATCATCAAAAAACCAAAGGGAATAATGACCACAGCCCAGTAGTTAGGGACAAGATTAGGAATCAGAAAAGATTCCGATAATTTTTCGTCTTGAAAAAATTTATAGGCCGCTAACATCAGAAAGTAGCAAACGACCGCTGAAGCCAAAGAGGTAACAAGCGAAGAATAACGTTTAAACCATGTGGGGGTAAGATGGTTAATAAAATCAATGGCCAAATGTCCTCCCTCATGCGCGGCGATAGAAGCGCCCACAAAGCCTACCCACAGCACTAAACTCCGTACAACCGCATCTCCCCAAACAAGAGGAGGAAGCTTTGCACCACAAAATTCGGAAAAGGCCTTTAATTTTGGAAGAAGCCAGGAGGACCCGATTCCAAGGTGCATTTTTAAAAGGAGCGATTCAGGAAGTTGGTGAAAGACCCCCCAATTTCTAGCCAAAACTTGGTAAGCAGAAAGCAGAATCATCGTAGTGACCAATAAGGTCAACACTAGGGATTCCACTTTGGCGATGCCGCGGTCAACTTTTGTAAGAAACATAAAATTTTGTTTGAATGATTATTTATGACCGCTTCGATACTCTGTGATCAAGCCCTGAACTTTGTTGAGAAGTTCCTGGGAGTACAATTTACCCACCAATTTAGGACGAACCTCTGCAGACACTTTCTCCAGTTCGGCCTTGTCATTCGGAGCAACCGTGATCACTTGAATTCCATTTTTCTTTAAAGTTTCCATCGATTTGGCATTGTCTGCGCGAATGGCCGCAACCAGTTTGGTGCAATATTTTTCAGAGACCGTTTTTAGGGTAGTTTGAAGATCGGCGGGGAGCTTTGCAAACTCCGTCTTGCTCATCACAAAAGCCCCGGTGGAATTGGCCAAGGGAAGATCCGTCATGTATTTAGTTTTAGTGAACCACTGAAGTGCAATGGCCGCTAAGGGAGGAGCATATACGGCGTCGATGAGGTTGGTTTGAAGTGACGTGAGCACATCCGGCAAGGCCAGAGGGGTTGGGGTAATTCCTAAAGTCGCATACATTTCTTTTACCAGAGGATCTCCTTCCCAGGCCCACCATTTGGTTCCCACCATATCAGCTTTCGATTTGATGGGTTTATTGGACATGATATTCACAAAACCCGCCTCGGCCCAACCGAGTAGCACATAACCTTTCGCATCAAACTGCTTTTCAAAATCGCCCTGAATTTTTGATTTTACATAATCGGCTTCCTGATAGCTGTTGAAGAGCATCGGAAGTTCCAGCACTCGCACCGAAGGATTAATTTCGCCCAAACCCACTCCGGTAAGACCTGCCGCATGAACCTGGCCAATTCTCATTTTGCGAATGACGTCTTTTTCATCTCCGGAGACCCCGCCCGCATAAATCTTGAGAGCCGCTTTTCCGCCAGAGGCCGTTTGCAATTCTTTATCCATCTCCTTCATGATATTCACCCAGGTGGAACCTTCGGGGGCCAGCACCGAAACCTTGATTTCATGCTCGGCGGCTTGAAGGGGTAAAGAAAGAGAAAGCAGCAGAGAGGCTGCGGTAAAGAGTTTGCTGAGTTTCGAGATTTTCATGGAATCCTCCAATTAAAAAAACAATTTTTCTTTAGAAAGTAAAATCGCCGCTCTTTTCTTCGCAACTTCATTGGCTAAACGTTGCTCAGGAAGCACAGTGGCATCGGCATTCAACACCTCTTGCAACAGAGATCGAAACAAATTTTTGTCTTGAATCTGCACCGCATAAAATTGAGCCTTGAGTACCTTGATCATCAAATATTTGTTTTGGGTAGCTTCTATCGCTGTATCAAAGGCCTTTTTGGAGGCCTCGGGCTGCCCTCCCAACATTTTGGGGCGTGCGGCATAAAACACCCCGAAAAACTGACCCGGCCCGTCGTAGTAGTAATGAGGATCCAGCTCAGCAACTCGCATCATGAGGGCCTCAATGCGTGGCATTTCGGCAATGGTATCGGGAGAATCTTTTGAGAAATTGAGGAGGGATCCCCAATTGAAGGCCGTCCAAAATAAATTAGGGACATCTTTTTTATTGAAAGTGAGGAGAGACTTTTTGAACGCATCCAAAGTGCCTTCCAAAGATTTTTTAAACGAGGCATTCTGACTCAGAAGCAGCAGGCCAAATTTTTTTCCCCGACCATAAAACAGTTTGGCCCGGTCGCTCGCCATTTTTTCCATGTTTTCATTCACGCCTTTTGCTTCCAAAATATCTTGCTCCACAAAGCCAAAGGTATAAGCCGCATAAGAGCGGGCCAGCATGAATAAAATAGATTTGTCTTTAGGATTAGAACGCTGCAGGGCTTCCAGCATCTTGAGGGAGGCGAGGGAAGACTGATTCGCAAAACCTACATCTTGTTCTTCTTCGATGGCCGGTAAACCGTCCTTAAAAACTTGCGCCGTAATTCCCGCCGCCGTTTTTTTAAGACCGCAAGAAGGCAGCAGACTGAGTGAAAACAACCCAAAGAAGGCAAAGCGAAATATTTTCTTCATAAGTTTTTCTCATTTTTTTCAGAAGCGAGGGGCGGAGATAACAGCAGGATTTAATTTTGGCAATATTTTTATGGCCGCAAATGCAGGCCAGAACAACACGCTGCGTCAAAAAAATCCTTTCGTCATCTCTCACTATTGTTCGAGATGACGCACTACTCAGAAGCTAATAAAATAGAAGTATAAGGATTCGGATAAATCACCCGATCTTTGCTAAACAGTTCGCGCGCGAACTCTTGCCGGTCAAAGGTGCATTGAGAGGCTTCGCGCAAAATTTTAATGCGCATCTCCACAGGAAAATATTTATGCGATTCGCGACCATCATGGATGTGCTGCAAAAATTCGATGAGAGGCTCGACCGAATAACCCATCAGAGGTAAAATCCTGCCACAGAAGGCATCGGCAGAGGCCTCTTCTTCCTGGCGGATCTTCAGCAATTCATCCCATTTAAAGCGGTCAAAGTTGGCGTATTTAATCAGCAGCGACATCAGATGCCCCCACTCGTGGGCCACGACCCCCGCCACCAGAGCCGTGTCGTTTTGATGGGCCCTTAAAAAATCAGTACCCAGATAGACCAAACCCTGATTGTCCGCCGCGCCGATGGTATTTTCGGCCAGCACGATTTGGGCATTTTTACCCGACAAGGTACTGAGCTTGCGCCGGATACGATTCACGAGACCATATTGGGTAAAGAGATTGGCCAAATCGGGATGGGCCGCAAAACTAGCCAAAATAGGCGCCATTTCACCTATCCCTACGCGACCCGGCACATTTTGCGTGGGTCCTGTTGAGGGAGAACGCGGAGCCGTAATCACATTCGGTGACGGCATCCAGGGCTGTAATTTAGAAAGTGAGGCCTCTACTTTTGGAACACCCATATTGTCCTTATCGGGTTTTGGGTTTTTAAAGTTGTCTGGAGCAACTTAAATTATAGGCTCAGCATCTCCAAGGTAAAATGCCGTTTGGGATTCATTACCTCAATAAACCTAGAAATCTTTTCTAAACCCGGTGAATGTTTGCCAGACTCGTACTGAGCATAGGCACTCGCTGAAGCATAGCCCAAGCGCTGAGCGACTTCCCTCACGGTGAGATGATTAATTTGCCTTTGTCTTTTTAAAAATAATGCCACCAGCTCGGTTTCCTCAGAGCTGGAGAGGCTAAAATCCCTTTTCTGGACATTTTTGCTTTTTAACAAACTTGCTTTCACTTTAAATCCCGACTTATCGACATGACACTTTACGGCATCTTCCATCATACTTAATGCATCCTTTAAAGATTTGCCTTGAGTGCTGATTTCTAAACAAGGCAATTCGATAATCCAAAATTTGTCGTCTTTCCAAACTTGTCCTTTAAAAAACATCTTATTTCTCCTTTTTCACACGACCTTTTTCTGCATTCCTTAAAATTCCTTTTGCGGTGTATTCATTAATTTCTTTGTGCCTCGGGACTGTTTCAATATATTCCCCATTGGTCCAAATATCATGACTCCCACCATGCTTTTTAAACCACCAACCTAGCTGACTTAACTTTGCTTCCAATTCTTTTCTTTTCATGATTGTACTTAAATTTAAGAACAAAACAAGAGTCAATATCAACTCAACAACTTATACCCTCTCCGAAACAAATATGCACAAAGCGCCAGGGAAGGCAGGGCGAGAGTCGAAATAAAAGAAATGCGAAAAAAATCATATCAACTCAACAAATTCCTTAAGTTTATCCGCGGTCACTATCAGTCCTTGTGCTGCCATTGTAGCCAAATATTCTTCTGCTGATTTTGGAGGGTTTTTAAGCGCAGTCCGGTGATTTTTGACAGCACTAATCACAGCGCCTTGATATAAACTCATTTGATGCTCTACAAACACATCGGGATGCATGGCCTCGATTCCATAAACTTCTAAAATGTTATCTGGAAAATCCTTCAAATTGAAGGTCACAATAATCTGGGCCCCACAACGAATAGCGGCAGCTAAAACATGCTGATCGTTTGCATCGGGTAAATTCCCTTCTCCTATCAAGGGCTCGTATCCTGTCACCAAACAATCCGGAATGGCGTCATTCATTAAAGTTCTCGTGCGTTTAATTTTATCCTTCAAATCGGGACGATTTTTTAAAAGATTTCTTATCCATTCCTCGTGAATCCGTTCGGTCCATTTGGCTGCAAATAGACCGGACTGGAGATGCATTTAATTACTGGGGGTAGTTTTTTTTGATAAGGCGAGAAGTTTCTTGATTTCTATTTTTTTCCCGGACTGGGCTAAGCGCAACAAAAAATCACGGAGCGGAGCCGGGTATAAAACACAGGCATCATAAAGAACAATAAATCGCATCAATACCCCATATCCTCTTCCTGAGCTTGACGTGTTAATTCCTCCAGCATCTCCTGATTTTCTTGATCGCGCCTCAATTTATATTCCATCAAGTCTTGATAGCGAATACGCCGGTGAGTTCCCACTTTTGAAAAGGGAATTTTTTCACTTTTTAATAATTGTATAAGAAAAGGGCGTGAAATATTTAAAATATTTGCCGCCTCTTGAGTAGTGAGCAGATGATGGGTAGGGACAATGCTCACAACATTACCCTGAGCCATTTCAGCTAATAAATCCCGCAATAAGGCCAAAGCCTGACGAGGCATTATTAGATCCTGGCCATCCATTTGCACTCTCGCTCGGGGTGCTTGAGTTTTTTTGGCAAGGAGCCTGCTCAATTCCTCTGCACTTGTTCG
This genomic interval carries:
- a CDS encoding TRAP transporter small permease, translating into MFLTKVDRGIAKVESLVLTLLVTTMILLSAYQVLARNWGVFHQLPESLLLKMHLGIGSSWLLPKLKAFSEFCGAKLPPLVWGDAVVRSLVLWVGFVGASIAAHEGGHLAIDFINHLTPTWFKRYSSLVTSLASAVVCYFLMLAAYKFFQDEKLSESFLIPNLVPNYWAVVIIPFGFLMMMLRFGIKAVESIHSLIWSKE
- a CDS encoding TRAP transporter large permease subunit: MNLKLIVFGIILIALLGAPLFVIFGAVSLICFHQAGIDSSAIIIEMNRLASAPALSAIPLFTFAGYLIAESKSPERLINLSKALFGWMPGGLAFMTIIACAFFTAFTGASGVTIIALGGLLYPILVREKYPDGFSMGLVTTCGSVGLMFPPSLPLILYGLISGASIDLLFKAGVLPGAFIIATLGIYSLFVSGRSEVVRHPFSFKELFKALRQAIWEVPLPVIILVGIYGGFITASEAAAVTAFYVFVIQVFIYRDLSIHKDIPRIAKQSMVLVGTIIVIFAVAMGFTSYLIDEQVPNKIFEWIRQYIHSKWAFLIVLNTFLLIVGFLMDIFSAIIVVIPLIMPIAKEFGVDPIHLGIIFLTNLEIGYLHPPVGLNLLLSSIRFKRSILNLAWVTLPFLLLLIFCLMVITYVPQLSLYLVGPH
- a CDS encoding helix-turn-helix domain-containing protein encodes the protein MNSMKFQILPSEEDVSLARTSAEELSRLLAKKTQAPRARVQMDGQDLIMPRQALALLRDLLAEMAQGNVVSIVPTHHLLTTQEAANILNISRPFLIQLLKSEKIPFSKVGTHRRIRYQDLMEYKLRRDQENQEMLEELTRQAQEEDMGY
- the dctP gene encoding TRAP transporter substrate-binding protein DctP; translated protein: MKISKLSKLFTAASLLLSLSLPLQAAEHEIKVSVLAPEGSTWVNIMKEMDKELQTASGGKAALKIYAGGVSGDEKDVIRKMRIGQVHAAGLTGVGLGEINPSVRVLELPMLFNSYQEADYVKSKIQGDFEKQFDAKGYVLLGWAEAGFVNIMSNKPIKSKADMVGTKWWAWEGDPLVKEMYATLGITPTPLALPDVLTSLQTNLIDAVYAPPLAAIALQWFTKTKYMTDLPLANSTGAFVMSKTEFAKLPADLQTTLKTVSEKYCTKLVAAIRADNAKSMETLKKNGIQVITVAPNDKAELEKVSAEVRPKLVGKLYSQELLNKVQGLITEYRSGHK
- a CDS encoding helix-turn-helix transcriptional regulator; protein product: MFFKGQVWKDDKFWIIELPCLEISTQGKSLKDALSMMEDAVKCHVDKSGFKVKASLLKSKNVQKRDFSLSSSEETELVALFLKRQRQINHLTVREVAQRLGYASASAYAQYESGKHSPGLEKISRFIEVMNPKRHFTLEMLSL
- a CDS encoding type II toxin-antitoxin system HicA family toxin encodes the protein MKRKELEAKLSQLGWWFKKHGGSHDIWTNGEYIETVPRHKEINEYTAKGILRNAEKGRVKKEK